One window of Rhodothermales bacterium genomic DNA carries:
- a CDS encoding MFS transporter yields the protein MTPQQHRGLLPTLFLGVLLAALDIAVLGPALPAIGSHFQVDERTLAWAFNTFVFFNLLGVPVMTKLSDRHGRRLVYLVDVGLFAVGALIVVLAPSYAVLLVGRALQGLGASGIFPVASAVVGDAFPKERRGRALGILGAVFGVAFLIGPILAGVLLLVDWRLIYVAYLPLAVTVMIMGARRLPASTSPDRKPLDWPGLALLGMVLVSLAYAVNRVDAARLAQSLEDPRVWGAVMFVLVGLPLFVLRERRAEDPVVRPGLFRDRQVIIAAALAGAAGLSESAFIFLPGLAIEAFGVSASTASFMLLPLVGSIVIASPVAGRILDRIGSRLVVLACQAILVAGIGLLAWKGHQLLWFYVGTVLFGAGLAGIMGPALSYILLAAASVSERGVSQGLITLFISVGQLVGSAGIGAVAASVAGSEGYQLGLLAIAACGGVAWLAALALRARRDA from the coding sequence ATGACTCCACAGCAGCACCGAGGACTTCTGCCAACGCTCTTTCTGGGCGTTTTGCTGGCTGCACTCGACATCGCCGTGTTGGGGCCGGCGCTTCCCGCCATCGGAAGCCACTTCCAGGTGGACGAACGCACGCTGGCCTGGGCCTTCAACACGTTTGTGTTCTTCAACCTGCTGGGTGTGCCCGTGATGACCAAGCTGTCGGACCGGCATGGTCGTCGCCTGGTCTATCTGGTCGATGTCGGACTCTTTGCAGTCGGCGCGCTGATCGTGGTGCTTGCACCCAGCTACGCGGTGCTGCTTGTAGGTCGCGCCCTGCAGGGCCTCGGGGCCTCCGGAATCTTCCCTGTGGCTTCGGCTGTGGTCGGAGACGCATTTCCCAAGGAGCGCCGCGGTCGCGCCCTCGGCATTCTTGGAGCGGTGTTCGGTGTCGCATTCCTCATCGGCCCCATCCTGGCCGGCGTGCTGCTTCTGGTGGATTGGCGGCTCATCTACGTCGCCTATCTGCCTCTGGCGGTTACGGTCATGATCATGGGGGCGCGCAGGTTGCCCGCCTCCACATCGCCCGACAGAAAACCGTTGGATTGGCCCGGTCTTGCCCTGCTGGGAATGGTACTGGTTTCGCTGGCCTACGCAGTCAACAGGGTCGATGCAGCCCGTCTTGCGCAGAGCCTCGAGGATCCGCGGGTGTGGGGAGCCGTCATGTTCGTTCTGGTGGGCCTGCCCCTCTTTGTGCTTCGCGAGCGGCGCGCGGAAGACCCGGTGGTGCGTCCGGGACTGTTCCGGGATCGACAGGTGATCATTGCAGCAGCGCTGGCCGGGGCCGCCGGACTCAGCGAGTCCGCATTCATATTTCTGCCGGGACTGGCCATTGAGGCGTTCGGCGTCTCAGCCAGCACCGCGAGCTTCATGCTTCTCCCGCTTGTGGGCTCGATTGTTATCGCCTCGCCGGTGGCGGGCCGGATCCTGGACCGGATCGGCTCTCGCCTGGTGGTGCTGGCCTGTCAGGCCATCCTGGTAGCCGGCATCGGCCTCCTGGCCTGGAAAGGGCACCAGTTGCTCTGGTTTTACGTGGGTACCGTGCTCTTTGGCGCCGGGTTGGCGGGCATCATGGGCCCGGCACTGAGCTATATCCTGCTTGCGGCCGCCAGTGTCTCGGAACGCGGCGTATCCCAGGGACTCATCACCCTGTTTATCAGCGTCGGGCAGTTGGTCGGGAGTGCGGGAATCGGAGCCGTGGCTGCTTCGGTAGCGGGCAGCGAAGGGTACCAACTGGGTCTGCTTGCGATTGCGGCCTGCGGAGGTGTGGCGTGGCTCGCCGCACTTGCGCTGCGGGCGCGGCGCGATGCTTGA
- a CDS encoding serine hydrolase codes for MHTCLRPLARWGGPLVVVLLAGFLTGCSADPPGVPEEDPFPHRIRLDRAGVAWAESTLQHMSREQKVSQLFAVPAPGTFGSTDSPEHRRVVELVRDLQVGGVIFFQGTPHHQAAFANEMQREAPVPLLISQDMETGAGMRLTGATRLPSAMAIAATRDPDLAYLSGSATALEARAVGVRHVLAPVADVNANAGNPVIDIRSFSDQPGLAAVMVDAFVRGLQDGGVLATAKHFPGHGSTSRDSHFSMPVLTVDYARIDSVDLVPFRAAVSAGAASIMTAHVAFPNLDAGSRRPATLSPPLVNGLLRDSLNFQGLIVSDALNMAGVQQGTPGTIAVDAFRAGVDMLMMSTNVRAARRALLAAIENGTISESELDMRVRRILRAKASAGLHTQRFAPLDDVRREVANADQRALSARVAREGLTLLGDTAAAGISDRPGTNVAFIAVSDRSDPERHHPLREMLRDRLPGARMETVLVTPGTATSMQGAVRRAVRAADDVVVAVYATASSWRYRRETAGAIRQVFRELQGQGAHIVVLGTPYVASAAPSDARVFLTYGDGPAELRAAADAVSRRADVSGRTPVALSVALPVGSGQRLQARYPRMVEAEEAAMVGAELDRIETLMAQAIADRAFPGAAVAVGRPGALVHTRGYGTYTYDSATAVTETSVFDLASLTKVIATTTAIMQLYEQGRLDLDRPVMHYVHDFGQNGKDSVTVRQLLTHTGGLIPFRPFYRQGIRSRGRVLQAIFDEELVYEPGTESRYSDFGPIILAEIVERVSGRGFATYAREEIFEPLGMWDTGFRAVGRGARGDVVPTEADRYFRYRLLQGEVHDETAWIMGGVAGHAGLFSTVQDLSRFANMIVRDGRIGDRQFLQPETIELFTTAVNPEQHSRALGWDTKSPERSSAGRYFGPSSFGHTGFTGTSIWFDPDEELYLILLSNRVYPSRRNSGHVPVRRALADLVHETIMDPDHTHVAD; via the coding sequence ATGCATACTTGTCTCCGGCCCCTCGCTCGATGGGGCGGGCCCCTTGTAGTTGTCCTTCTCGCCGGCTTTTTGACCGGCTGCTCCGCCGACCCGCCGGGAGTTCCTGAAGAGGATCCGTTTCCGCATCGGATTCGGTTGGATCGCGCCGGTGTCGCCTGGGCGGAGAGCACGCTGCAGCACATGTCCAGAGAGCAGAAGGTGTCGCAGCTCTTTGCGGTGCCTGCTCCGGGCACGTTCGGATCCACCGACTCCCCGGAGCACCGACGCGTAGTGGAACTGGTCCGGGACCTGCAGGTCGGCGGCGTCATCTTTTTTCAGGGTACTCCCCACCACCAGGCGGCTTTCGCCAATGAGATGCAGCGTGAGGCCCCGGTTCCGCTGCTCATTTCCCAGGACATGGAAACCGGCGCGGGCATGCGCCTGACCGGTGCCACACGCCTGCCGTCTGCCATGGCGATCGCGGCCACCAGGGATCCTGACCTGGCTTATCTCTCTGGTAGTGCGACCGCGCTTGAGGCCCGTGCCGTCGGCGTGCGACACGTGCTGGCCCCTGTAGCCGATGTCAACGCAAATGCGGGCAATCCGGTCATCGACATCCGGTCATTCAGTGATCAACCCGGACTGGCCGCGGTCATGGTCGACGCGTTCGTGCGGGGTCTGCAGGATGGTGGCGTGCTGGCCACGGCCAAACACTTCCCGGGCCATGGCTCCACGAGTCGTGACTCGCATTTCAGCATGCCGGTGCTGACCGTGGACTATGCCCGGATCGACTCGGTGGACCTGGTGCCCTTTCGGGCTGCGGTTTCAGCCGGGGCAGCGAGCATCATGACCGCGCATGTGGCCTTCCCCAACCTGGATGCGGGAAGTCGCCGGCCGGCTACCCTGTCGCCGCCGCTGGTGAACGGTCTGCTGCGCGACTCATTGAACTTTCAGGGCCTCATCGTTTCCGACGCTCTCAACATGGCCGGAGTGCAGCAGGGTACTCCCGGCACGATCGCGGTGGACGCATTTCGGGCAGGCGTCGACATGCTGATGATGTCGACCAATGTGCGGGCGGCCAGACGGGCCCTCCTGGCGGCGATCGAGAACGGCACGATCTCCGAATCCGAACTCGACATGCGCGTTCGCCGCATCCTCAGAGCAAAGGCCTCGGCCGGCCTGCATACTCAGCGATTTGCTCCGCTGGACGATGTGCGGCGCGAGGTGGCCAACGCGGATCAGCGCGCGCTTTCGGCCAGAGTTGCACGCGAGGGCCTGACGTTGCTCGGCGACACGGCCGCAGCTGGAATCTCAGACCGGCCCGGCACCAATGTCGCGTTCATCGCCGTTTCAGATCGAAGCGACCCGGAGCGGCATCACCCGCTTCGGGAGATGCTGCGCGATCGGCTGCCCGGCGCTCGCATGGAGACGGTTCTGGTGACTCCTGGTACCGCAACCTCGATGCAGGGGGCCGTGCGTCGTGCAGTTCGCGCCGCGGACGACGTGGTTGTTGCCGTCTATGCCACAGCTTCGTCATGGCGGTATCGGCGCGAAACGGCGGGGGCGATTCGACAGGTGTTCAGGGAGCTGCAGGGCCAAGGGGCACACATCGTTGTGCTCGGCACCCCGTATGTCGCCTCTGCGGCCCCATCGGACGCGCGGGTCTTTTTGACCTACGGCGACGGACCGGCCGAGCTTCGTGCGGCTGCCGATGCCGTCTCCAGGAGGGCGGATGTTTCCGGTCGTACGCCGGTCGCTCTTTCGGTGGCGCTACCCGTCGGCTCCGGGCAGCGGCTCCAGGCCCGCTATCCCCGCATGGTGGAAGCCGAGGAGGCGGCCATGGTCGGGGCCGAACTGGACCGCATCGAGACCCTGATGGCCCAGGCGATCGCGGATCGGGCATTTCCAGGAGCCGCCGTGGCAGTCGGTCGCCCTGGCGCGCTGGTCCACACCCGGGGTTACGGAACGTACACCTACGATTCGGCGACCGCAGTGACGGAAACCTCGGTCTTTGACCTGGCGTCGCTCACGAAAGTGATCGCGACGACTACCGCCATCATGCAGCTTTACGAACAGGGGCGGCTCGATCTGGATCGCCCGGTGATGCACTACGTGCACGATTTCGGGCAGAACGGCAAGGATTCCGTCACAGTGCGGCAGCTGCTTACCCACACCGGCGGCCTGATACCCTTTCGGCCTTTCTATCGCCAGGGCATTCGTTCCCGTGGGCGTGTGCTCCAGGCCATATTTGACGAGGAACTGGTCTACGAGCCTGGCACGGAGTCGAGGTATTCGGACTTCGGACCGATCATACTCGCCGAAATTGTCGAGCGCGTCTCCGGTCGGGGATTCGCCACATACGCCCGGGAGGAGATCTTCGAGCCGCTTGGGATGTGGGACACCGGTTTCCGGGCCGTGGGTCGTGGAGCGCGTGGCGACGTCGTGCCGACCGAGGCAGATCGCTACTTCCGATACCGCCTCCTTCAGGGCGAAGTGCACGATGAAACGGCCTGGATCATGGGTGGCGTTGCCGGTCATGCCGGATTGTTCTCGACGGTACAGGATCTGAGCAGATTCGCGAATATGATCGTTCGGGATGGACGCATTGGAGATCGACAGTTCCTGCAGCCGGAAACCATCGAACTCTTTACGACCGCCGTAAACCCCGAGCAGCACTCCCGGGCACTGGGGTGGGACACCAAGAGTCCGGAGCGCTCCTCAGCGGGCAGGTATTTTGGTCCATCCAGCTTTGGGCACACGGGATTCACCGGCACGTCCATCTGGTTTGATCCGGACGAAGAACTCTACCTGATCCTGCTTTCGAACCGGGTGTATCCGTCACGACGCAATTCAGGCCATGTGCCTGTCAGGCGGGCGCTGGCAGACCTTGTGCACGAGACAATCATGGATCCGGACCACACCCACGTTGCGGACTGA
- a CDS encoding FmdB family transcriptional regulator, with translation MPTYTYRREDGSTFEIEQRITEDALTNCPTTGQPVKRLITGGAGLVFKGSGFYLTDYARKGSEGSKSGAEGKSEAKSSSGSDSKPASKDASAGSAKTD, from the coding sequence ATGCCGACCTACACGTACAGGCGCGAGGACGGATCGACCTTTGAGATCGAGCAGCGCATTACCGAAGATGCGCTCACCAACTGCCCCACCACCGGGCAGCCGGTCAAGCGACTCATCACCGGAGGTGCCGGCCTCGTATTCAAGGGATCCGGCTTTTACCTGACGGACTACGCCCGCAAGGGCTCCGAAGGCTCAAAGAGCGGAGCTGAGGGCAAGTCGGAAGCCAAGTCCAGCTCAGGCAGCGACTCCAAACCCGCCTCGAAAGACGCTTCGGCGGGATCAGCGAAGACTGACTGA
- the rlmN gene encoding 23S rRNA (adenine(2503)-C(2))-methyltransferase RlmN — translation MTAPVELTSLSLEGMEALVARLGQPSYRAKQLYRWVYHSDAASVEAMSNLPAALRSALASETTLARLALTHRVQSRDQTIKLLFRLSSGRHVESVLIPDFATENDRYGEGPATRLTVCVSSQVGCAMACSFCATGRMGFHQNLTAGEILEQVVLLDALAHKEFGRGVSNVVYMGMGEPLQNYQEVVRSVHLLRDEAGLGLSARRITISTVGLARRIRQLADDEVPANLAISLHAPDDTKRSSIMPVNRAAKTDLTALRDAVRHYASTTGKPVTYEYCMFSGFNDSVEDARNLARVCRWAPSKVNLIMYNPVPGLGFDRTEEKTLNAFIRVLVDGGVRVTVRRSRGQDIAAACGQLAAETD, via the coding sequence ATGACTGCTCCGGTGGAACTGACCAGCCTCTCCCTCGAGGGGATGGAGGCGCTTGTCGCGCGGCTGGGGCAGCCGTCGTATCGAGCGAAGCAGCTCTATCGATGGGTGTACCATAGCGACGCCGCCTCCGTAGAGGCGATGAGCAATCTGCCCGCGGCACTGCGCAGTGCTTTGGCTTCAGAGACAACGCTTGCGCGCCTTGCGCTCACCCACCGCGTTCAGTCCCGGGACCAGACCATCAAATTGCTCTTCAGGCTCTCCTCCGGGCGCCATGTGGAGTCTGTGCTGATCCCGGACTTTGCGACCGAAAATGACCGCTATGGAGAAGGTCCCGCAACCCGCCTTACCGTGTGCGTCTCCAGCCAGGTAGGATGTGCGATGGCGTGTTCCTTTTGCGCCACGGGCCGCATGGGCTTCCACCAGAATCTGACTGCGGGCGAAATTCTTGAACAGGTGGTCCTGCTGGACGCCCTGGCGCACAAGGAGTTCGGGCGCGGTGTGAGCAACGTGGTCTACATGGGTATGGGCGAGCCCCTCCAGAACTACCAGGAGGTTGTCCGAAGCGTGCATCTGCTGCGTGACGAGGCCGGCCTGGGGCTCTCCGCTCGTCGGATCACCATCTCCACGGTCGGCCTGGCGCGGCGGATCAGGCAGCTCGCGGACGATGAGGTCCCGGCCAATCTGGCGATATCGCTGCATGCGCCCGACGACACGAAGCGCTCATCGATCATGCCCGTCAACCGCGCCGCCAAGACAGACCTGACTGCCCTTCGCGACGCGGTGCGCCACTACGCGTCGACCACTGGAAAACCGGTCACCTACGAGTACTGCATGTTCTCCGGATTCAACGACAGCGTGGAGGACGCGCGTAACCTGGCCCGGGTCTGCCGATGGGCCCCTTCCAAGGTCAATCTGATCATGTACAACCCCGTGCCCGGCCTGGGCTTCGACCGGACGGAAGAGAAAACGTTGAATGCGTTCATCCGGGTGTTGGTCGATGGCGGCGTGCGTGTTACTGTTCGGAGGAGCCGCGGCCAGGACATTGCCGCCGCGTGCGGACAACTCGCAGCTGAAACCGACTGA